A region from the Musa acuminata AAA Group cultivar baxijiao chromosome BXJ1-10, Cavendish_Baxijiao_AAA, whole genome shotgun sequence genome encodes:
- the LOC103999708 gene encoding serine/threonine-protein phosphatase 2A 65 kDa regulatory subunit A beta isoform, with protein MAMIDEPLYPIAILIDELKNEDIQLRLNSIRRLSTIARALGEERTRKELIPFLCENNDDDDEVLLAMAEELGVFIPYVGGIQHAHVLLPPLETLCTVEETCVRDKAVESLCRIGAQMKESDLVEWFIPLVKRLAAGEWFTARVSSCGLFHIAYPSATELLKTELRSMYGHLCQDDMPMVRRSAASNLGKFAATVEPNTLKTDVMSIFDDLTLDDQDSVRLLAVEGCAALGNLLEPQDCASHILPVIVNFSQDKSWRVRYMVANQLYELCEAVGPEPTSSDLMPAYVRLLRDNEAEVRIAAAGKVTKFCRILNPHLAVQHIVPCVKELSSDSSQHVRSALASVIMGMAPVLGKDATIEQLLPIFLSLLKDEFPDVRLNIISKLDQVNQVIGIGLLSQSLLPAIVELAEDRHWRVRLAIIEYIPLLASQLGVGFFDDKLGALCMQWLEDKVFSIREAATNNLKRLAEEFGPEWAMQHIVPQLLEKISNPHYLHRMTILQAISLLSPVLGSDITCQKLLPVIISASKDRVPNIKFNVAKVLQSLVPIFDHSVVEQTVRPCLVELGEDPDVDVRYFASQALQTCDSAMMSN; from the exons ATGGCTATGATCGATGAGCCACTCTATCCAATCGCTATCTTGATAGACGAGTTGAAAAATGAAGACATTCAGCTGCGCTTAAATTCCATTCGCAGGTTATCTACCATTGCACGGGCTCTTGGCGAAGAAAGAACTAGAAAAGAATTGATTCCTTTTCTTTGtgaaaataatgatgatgatgacgaagtGCTTCTTGCCATGGCTGAGGAGTTGGGCGTGTTCATTCCATACGTTGGTGGGATACAACATGCTCATGTCTTGCTCCCTCCACTGGAAACTTTATGTACTGTGGAAGAAACTTGTGTTAGGGACAAGGCTGTTGAATCTCTTTGTCGGATTGGAGCTCAGATGAAGGAAAGTGATCTGGTAGAGTGGTTCATTCCCTTAGTAAAG AGATTAGCAGCAGGTGAGTGGTTTACTGCTAGGGTCTCGTCTTGCGGACTGTTTCATATTGCTTATCCAAGTGCAACAGAGCTGTTGAAGACAGAGCTGAGGTCTATGTATGGGCACTTGTGTCAAGATGATATGCCTATGGTTAGGAGGTCTGCTGCATCAAATCTTGGGAAATTTGCTGCTACAGTTGAACCAAACACTctaaagacagatgtcatgtctatATTTGATGATTTAACACTGGATG ATCAAGATTCAGTGCGCTTGTTGGCTGTTGAGGGTTGTGCTGCTCTTGGGAATTTGCTGGAACCGCAGGATTGTGCATCTCATATTCTTCCAGTGATTGTTAATTTCTCACAG gatAAATCTTGGAGGGTCCGATATATGGTTGCAAATCAGTTATATGAGCTTTGTGAAGCTGTTGGGCCAGAACCTACGAG TTCGGATTTGATGCCTGCTTATGTGCGACTTCTTCGTGATAACGAGGCTGAAGTTCGGATAGCAGCTGCTGGAAAAGTGACAAAATTCTGCCGAATTTTGAATCCTCACCTTGCTGTTCAACACATTGTTCCATGTGTGAAG GAACTATCATCAGATTCTTCCCAGCATGTTCGCTCGGCTTTGGCTTCAGTTATCATGGGAATGGCTCCGGTTTTGGGAAAG GATGCAACAATTGAACAACTTCTTCcaatctttctttctctcttaaaAGATGAGTTTCCTGAtgttcgacttaatattattagcAAGCTTGATCAAGTGAATCAG GTAATTGGAATTGGTCTGCTTTCCCAGTCTCTGCTGCCAGCTATTGTTGAACTTGCGGAAGATAGACATTGGCGTGTTCGACTTGCCATAATTGAGTACATCCCTTTATTGGCCAGTCAGTTGGGTGTTGGCTTTTTTGACGATAAACTTGGTGCTCTTTGCATGCAGTGGTTAGAAGATAAG GTTTTCTCTATTCGAGAGGCAGCTACTAATAACTTGAAGCGTCTTGCTGAAGAATTTGGTCCAGAATGGGCAATGCAGCATATAGTGCCacag TTGCTGGAGAAGATAAGTAATCCACATTACCTGCATCGCATGACCATTCTACAAGCTATCTCTCTATTATCTCCTGTCTTGGGTTCAGATATCACTTGCCAAAAGCTACTGCCTGTAATCATTTCTGCCTCAAAGGACAG GGTACCAAACATCAAATTCAATGTGGCAAAGGTCCTGCAGTCACTCGTACCCATATTTGACCACTCT GTGGTGGAGCAGACGGTTCGGCCATGTCTTGTTGAGCTTGGCGAGGACCCAGATGTGGACGTCAGATATTTTGCCAGCCAAGCACTTCAGACATGCGACTCAGCAATGATGTCAAACTAG